A part of Gouania willdenowi chromosome 2, fGouWil2.1, whole genome shotgun sequence genomic DNA contains:
- the obsl1a gene encoding obscurin-like protein 1a: protein MDILGGAPRVVGYPRPVVVQCGTDATLKCQIVGDPRPDVIWERKNVRIISEGRYKLSEDKNVYFLTICGVTQQDVGQYICKAKNSIGETYAAASLKVEDDTQPQNGTLKPSEINGMKQPVPVNGNYIAQGNCTEQNGEHMRCNQEEMNGTLKWNSNLNEKQDELPSDDKPRFLIKPLSLRVDRGEDAAFSCKIWGTPLPEVTWEKDGKKLNDIFESSHFSVSMQDGGWFQLKIYRTRMSDKGIYTCKAFNPHGEALAGAVLLVEPVPERESKKSSSGNTHNQWSSKHKGGGRLSLAKLTEEPPVNASKVKKFAVAEGKHAKFRCFVTGKPKPEIIWKKDGVPLEPGRRHLIFEDREGYYTLKVQYCKVQDTGLYVCAASNTLGNTLSAVHLSVKGPGVRFRCPLKDVEVKERDVAVLECEVPDETLQAAWYLEDQRLMPSTKYGMEQKGRKRRLTIQDVGTDDDGVYLCEMPDGAKSIAELSIKGAIVRKLPRKLEVLEGENAAFYVEVENEDMEINWFKDGLKLHETHQTIIKSFGKTHILVFVNVAYHDSGVVTFITGRSTSASRLKVKAMRHCPPICPVGITMDVDRPNSALLTWVPAANSITSTRSIFVLERQEVGSQEWQKCFTSETATSAEVTGDSVPCEGDYRFRVCCINKYGRSGHVEFPKVVHLAPGPKIYRHLENGVVEEGEDARFSIELSTKMVGTWFLNSAQLQHGGRYSIHQVQKEHSLVIHETCATEDAAEVTFIANGVRDSAVLNVKPVVINFSPLSESDSKKTVETGNAIVLYCEVSHACAKVSWFKDGKELQMTEGLNIQSDGKMRRIVIESADESHSGTYTCETSGDNIKFNVDVEGTPVEFSSVSEEELHKSSMELDPIVLLCYVSRDDAQVVWFKDGCEIQPSENITLQAEGTMRRLIVRSAETSDAGKYTCQAGNDSMEFTVDVREPPAMIVEPKGDVAIESFISEEINLQCELSRSKGKVSWFKDGQQLEENKNIRLTSEGPYRRLTILCGSMDDAGEYICETDGDSVFFQLAVKESSVQILFPSESEVEMLHLAPERLELNCEISQADALVRWYKDNLEVEESPNLILEVDGAHRRLVIPMTTVDDGGEYICDTEDDSVAFMITITEQPVCLSRPHNTPDKLESFAGKPIVLEIEVSRLTAEVKWWLNDREVQPSNNVTITEEALIRRLTIHSPTPEDSGKYICDAVDDKIDFQVKVLDLPVRIMKKSEINTNQKFLVSDDIVLECELSRANADAKWYKNCCRVDGERFCEEYEGAFRSLVILNAELGDSGEYFLDVGDDSITFNVTVEESPVTIVGNSAETDYQELVEGDELILACEMSRPTASVQWYCNDKLLSTDHRTCIESCGTLRKITISCVKPSDSGKYVCDAVNDKMITMIRIQESPVTFMNKEDNIIITGYEAEGITMTSYVSKESTLVRWLKDWAPVEGERFQALMEGHKRTLTIDPLRRSDAGEYTCDVNTDQIHFSLLVKEMRIKFTSLLRDTVAHADGMVTLRCEVCKPKADVQWIKNGIEVIPSRRFTIRADGVERSLTIHRLTREDTGEYVCESRDDQTVAKLRVEMPRVVEFLTELHNTTVLEGEDAIFKCVVSPDDVQLLWLMDNEPIALGDRFQATQNGLCHTLAIKKCQMLDCSRITAEAEGKISKASLKVQEAQVMFTKKMDTVMAEELGDATLETEISIEMGEVQWMRQGVVIQSGPRHTLGQNGCKRTLTIHSLTLADRGTYRCETLHDRTQVKLNVEPRKITFCKGLTDQETFERETASFEVELSHTDVEGIWQKDGIRVKPNNQWRVSNNGRVHSLTLSNLTLEDTSTIVFSAEGVRTTARLTVKETPVSILKPLVDIRVEEELPVTLECEFSRQNVEARWLKNGTELKPGKNCRIYSMGRKRFCQILQCSRANSGTYTCDTGEINTFCSLEVYEHDLEIVQELEDLYIQEDQNAVFMCEVSLEDVTGEWYKDGHKIRPTNTVKIRTEGTKHFLLICNVKADDAGEIQFVARDVKSKAYLEVEELPVSIVKPLRDRTALEKHRVILECSVSSPHYSAMWFKDGEELLSSDRVEILADGCTHKLVIQHVAVEDEGTYSIEVGEHSSTAKLLVEAQALVMVKELEDMEVTESDQVAFQCEVSVAINKPPVWTLNEKTLQHGQSVRLESHGTVHKLVLKNSSLDMSGTVKFNMGKAKSSATLTVIAK, encoded by the exons ATGGATATTCTTGGCGGTGCTCCTCGTGTTGTGGGCTATCCGCGCCCAGTCGTGGTGCAGTGTGGAACAGACGCAACACTCAAATGCCAGATAGTTGGCGATCCTCGACCTGATGTCATCTGGGAGCGTAAAAATGTCCGGATCATTTCTGAGGGGCGATACAAGCTCTCAGAGGACAAGAATGTGTACTTCCTGACTATTTGTGGAGTGACACAGCAGGATGTGGGCCAGTACATCTGCAAGGCTAAAAACAGTATAGGTGAAACTTATGCAGCAGCCTCACTTAAAGTAGAAGATGACACCCAGCCACAAAATGGGACACTAAAGCCATCAGAGATCAATGGTATGAAGCAACCAGTGCCAGTAAATGGAAATTATATTGCCCAGGGAAACTGCACAGAGCAAAATGGAGAACACATGAGGTGTAATCAAGAAGAGATGAATGGAACGCTCAAGTGGAACAGCaacttaaatgaaaaacaagatGAGTTACCATCCGATGATAAACCTCGTTTCCTGATCAAACCCCTGTCCCTGCGAGTGGATCGAGGAGAAGATGCTGCATTCTCTTGTAAAATCTGGGGCACTCCTTTGCCCGAGGTGACTTGGGAGAAAGATGGCAAGAAGCTGAATGACATCTTTGAGAGTTCACACTTCAGTGTTAGTATGCAAGATGGAGGCTGGTTTCAGCTCAAAATCTACAGGACACGCATGTCGGACAAAGGGATTTACACTTGCAAAGCCTTCAACCCCCATGGCGAAGCCTTGGCTGGAGCAGTCCTTCTTGTGGAGCCAGTACCTGAGCGGGAGAGTAAAAAGTCTTCCAGTGGAAACACTCACAACCAATGGTCATCCAAGCACAAAGGTGGTGGACGCCTTAGTTTGGCAAAACTCACGGAAGAACCGCCCGTCAATGcatcaaaagttaaaaagtttGCAGTTGCAGAGGGAAAGCATGCAAAGTTTCGCTGCTTTGTGACGGGGAAGCCAAAGCCGGAGATCATCTGGAAGAAGGACGGGGTTCCACTCGAGCCAGGTCGACGTCATTTAATATTTGAGGACAGAGAGGGTTACTACACCCTCAAAGTTCAGTACTGCAAAGTGCAAGATACAGGCCTGTATGTGTGTGCAGCTTCAAACACGCTTGGAAACACTCTGAGTGCTGTTCACCTGTCAGTCAAAG GCCCAGGTGTAAGGTTCAGGTGTCCCTTGAAAGATGTGGAGGTAAAAGAGAGGGATGTTGCAGTGCTGGAGTGCGAGGTTCCTGATGAAACGCTCCAAGCTGCTTGGTATCTTGAGGACCAAAGGCTGATGCCAAGCACTAAGTATGGAATGGAGCAAAAAGGCAGAAAACGGAGATTGACAATCCAAGACGTTGGAACTGATGACGATGGCGTTTACCTCTGTGAGATGCCTGATGGCGCAAAAAGCATTGCTGAGCTATCAATCAAAG GTGCAATAGTTCGCAAACTTCCTCGAAAGCTGGAAGTCCTGGAAGGAGAGAACGCAGCATTCTATGTAGAAGTGGAGAATGAGGACATGGAGATCAACTGGTTCAAGGATGGTCTGAAGCTGCATGAGACACACCAGACAATTATCAAGTCTTTCGGCAAAACACACATTCTGGTCTTTGTCAATGTGGCGTATCATGATTCGGGGGTGGTGACATTTATAACTGGACGATCGACAAGTGCTTCACGTCTCAAGGTCAAAG CCATGAGACATTGCCCTCCTATCTGTCCTGTGGGAATCACAATGGACGTCGACAGACCCAACAGTGCTCTACTCACCTGGGTTCCTGCTGCCAACAGTATCACGTCCACCCGCTCCATCTTTGTGCTTGAAAGGCAGGAGGTGGGTTCTCAGGAGTGGCAGAAGTGTTTCACATCAGAGACTGCCACTTCAGCAGAGGTGACTGGTGACAGTGTTCCCTGTGAGGGCGACTACCGCTTCCGTGTCTGCTGCATCAACAAGTACGGGCGAAGTGGACATGTGGAGTTTCCAAAAGTCGTCCATCTAG CCCCTGGACCCAAGATTTACAGACACCTCGAAAATGGTGTGGTTGAAGAAGGTGAAGACGCTCGATTCTCCATCGAACTGTCTACAAAAATGGTTGGAACCTGGTTTCTGAATAGCGCTCAGTTGCAGCATGGTGGACGATATTCAATACACCAAGTCCAAAAAGAGCACTCACTAGTAATTCATGAAACCTGCGCAACAGAGGACGCCGCAGAGGTCACATTCATTGCAAACGGTGTCCGAGATTCAGCTGTACTGAATGTCAAAC CTGTTGTGATCAATTTCAGTCCTTTATCAGAGTCGGATAGCAAAAAGACAGTGGAAACAGGCAATGCTATTGTACTTTATTGTGAGGTCTCCCACGCTTGCGCCAAAGTATCATGGTTTAAAGACGGCAAGGAATTACAGATGACAGAAGGCCTCAACATCCAATCAGATGGAAAAATGAGAAGGATTGTGATCGAGTCTGCGGATGAATCTCACTCTGGAACCTATACATGTGAAACCTCAGGAGATAACATCAAATTCAATGTAGATGTTGAAG GTACTCCAGTGGAGTTCAGCTCTGTTTCAGAGGAAGAGCTGCATAAAAGCAGCATGGAGCTGGATCCCATCGTGCTGCTCTGCTACGTCTCCAGGGATGACGCTCAAGTTGTGTG GTTTAAAGATGGCTGTGAGATTCAGCCTAGTGAAAACATCACTTTGCAGGCAGAGGGAACCATGAGGCGGTTGATCGTCCGCTCTGCAGAGACATCAGACGCAGGAAAATACACATGTCAGGCAGGAAACGATAGCATGGAGTTCACCGTTGATGTCAGAG AGCCTCCAGCCATGATTGTCGAACCTAAGGGCGATGTGGCGATAGAAAGTTTCATCTCAGAGGAAATTAATTTGCAGTGCGAGCTGTCTCGCTCCAAAGGCAAGGTGAGCTGGTTCAAAGATGGCCAGCAGttggaagaaaacaaaaacatccgACTTACATCAGAGGGCCCTTACAGGAGGCTAACAATCCTATGTGGGTCAATGGATGATGCTGGCGAGTACATCTGTGAAACTGATGGAGACTCAGTTTTTTTCCAGCTGGCAGTCAAGG AATCTTCAGTGCAAATCCTTTTCCCCAGTGAATCTGAGGTAGAAATGTTGCATTTGGCCCCAGAAAGACTGGAGCTCAACTGTGAGATCTCCCAGGCAGACGCTCTTGTTCGGTGGTACAAAGACAATTTGGAGGTGGAGGAGAGTCCTAACCTAATCCTGGAGGTAGATGGGGCCCATCGCCGGCTAGTTATACCCATGACGACTGTGGACGATGGTGGGGAGTATATATGTGACACGGAGGATGATTCTGTGGCTTTTATGATCACAATTACAG AGCAACCAGTGTGTCTATCTCGTCCACATAACACACCTGACAAATTGGAGAGTTTTGCTGGCAAACCAATCGTTCTAGAGATCGAAGTGTCCCGGCTAACAGCAGAGGTCAAGTGGTGGTTGAATGACAGAGAAGTACAGCCAAGCAATAACGTCACGATCACTGAGGAGGCGCTCATTCGCCGTCTAACTATACATTCCCCTACTCCTGAAGATTCTGGAAAATACATCTGTGATGCTGTTGATGATAAAATTGACTTCCAGGTCAAGGTTTTAG ACTTACCAGTTAGGATAATGAAGAAGTCCGAGATCAACACAAACCAGAAGTTCCTGGTTTCAGACGACATTGTGCTGGAGTGCGAGCTCTCCAGAGCTAACGCTGACGCCAAGTGGTACAAGAATTGCTGTCGTGTGGATGGGGAAAGGTTTTGTGAAGAGTATGAAGGAGCATTCCGCTCACTGGTCATCCTCAATGCTGAACTTGGAGACTCTGGGGAATACTTTCTAGATGTTGGGGATGACAGTATCACTTTCAATGTTACAGTAGAAG AGTCTCCAGTGACCATCGTTGGAAACTCAGCTGAAACAGACTACCAGGAATTGGTAGAGGGTGATGAACTGATCCTAGCATGTGAAATGTCCCGGCCCACTGCTTCTGTCCAGTGGTACTGCAATGACAAACTGCTAAGCACTGACCACCGTACATGCATAGAGAGCTGTGGGACTCTGAGAAAAATTACCATCTCATGTGTCAAGCCTTCAGATTCTGGAAAGTATGTGTGTGATGCTGTGAATGATAAGATGATCACCATGATCCGGATTCAAG AGTCCCCAGTAACCTTTATGAACAAAGAAGATAACATCATTATAACAGGGTATGAAGCAGAAGGCATTACTATGACAAGCTATGTGTCCAAGGAAAGCACTCTTGTCCGCTGGCTCAAAGACTGGGCGCCTGTCGAAGGTGAACGTTTCCAAGCACTGATGGAGGGCCATAAACGCACTCTTACCATCGACCCTCTGAGGCGCTCTGATGCTGGCGAATACACTTGTGATGTCAACACGGACCAGATCCATTTCAGCCTGCTGGTGAAAG AAATGAGAATCAAATTCACAAGTTTGCTCAGAGACACTGTTGCTCACGCTGATGGTATGGTTACGCTCCGATGTGAGGTTTGCAAGCCAAAAGCTGATGTCCAGTGGATAAAGAATGGAATAGAGGTTATACCAAGCAGAAGGTTTACCATCAGGGCTGATGGAGTAGAGCGAAGCTTGACCATTCATCGTTTAACTCGCGAGGACACAGGAGAATACGTCTGCGAGTCTAGAGATGATCAAACCGTTGCAAAACTACGAGTAGAGA TGCCTCGAGTGGTGGAGTTCCTTACTGAGCTCCACAACACCACTGTTCTAGAAGGGGAAGATGCCATCTTTAAGTGTGTAGTTTCTCCTGATGATGTCCAGTTGCTCTGGCTCATGGACAACGAGCCCATCGCGTTGGGTGATCGATTCCAGGCTACCCAGAATGGGTTGTGCCACACCTTAGCCATCAAAAAGTGCCAGATGTTGGACTGTTCAAGAATTACGGCAGAAGCTGAAGGGAAAATCAGCAAAGCAAGCCTCAAAGTTCAGG AGGCCCAGGTTATGTTTACAAAGAAGATGGACACTGTTATGGCAGAAGAGCTTGGTGATGCCACCTTGGAGACTGAGATAAGCATAGAGATGGGAGAGGTGCAGTGGATGAGGCAGGGAGTGGTCATCCAGTCCGGCCCTCGGCACACACTGGGCCAGAACGGTTGCAAACGCACACTCACCATCCACAGCTTGACTCTGGCTGACAGGGGTACATACCGCTGTGAGACTCTGCATGATCGCACACAGGTCAAGCTCAACGTAGAAC CCCGAAAAATCACCTTCTGTAAAGGCCTAACGGACCAAGAGACCTTTGAACGAGAGACTGCCTCCTTTGAAGTGGAGCTCTCGCACACGGACGTGGAAGGGATTTGGCAAAAGGATGGCATCCGGGTGAAGCCGAACAACCAGTGGCGGGTAAGCAACAATGGGCGGGTCCATAGCCTCACTTTGTCCAACCTCACCTTAGAGGACACGAGCACCATCGTCTTCTCAGCTGAAGGGGTGCGCACCACAGCGAGGCTAACAGTCAAAG AAACACCTGTAAGCATCCTCAAACCTCTTGTTGACATCCGTGTGGAGGAGGAATTGCCTGTCACTCTAGAGTGTGAGTTCTCTCGGCAAAATGTTGAAGCCCGGTGGTTAAAG aatgggacagagctgaAGCCTGGGAAGAATTGTCGTATCTATTCTATGGGCCGCAAGCGTTTCTGTCAGATTCTGCAGTGCTCCAGAGCCAACTCTGGCACCTACACATGTGACACAGGGGAAATCAACACCTTCTGTTCACTGGAGGTTTATG AGCATGATTTGGAGATTGTACAGGAGCTGGAAGATCTTTACATCCAGGAGGATCAAAATGCCGTCTTCATGTGTGAGGTTTCTCTGGAGGATGTGACTGGGGAATGGTACAAGGACGGCCACAAGATCCGACCCACAAACACAGTAAAGATACGCACCGAAG GGACCAAACATTTCCTCCTGATATGTAATGTCAAAGCTGACGATGCTGGAGAAATTCAGTTTGTTGCCAGAGACGTTAAGTCCAAAGCCTATCTGGAGGTAGAAG AGCTTCCAGTTTCCATTGTAAAACCTCTACGGGATCGAACAGCCCTGGAAAAGCACCGAGTGATTCTTGAATGTTCAGTTTCGTCACCTCACTACAGTGCGATGTGGTTCAAAGACGGAGAGGAGTTACTGTCGTCTGATCGGGTGGAGATTTTAGCAGACGGCTGCACCCACAAACTTGTGATCCAGCATGTGGCGGTGGAGGATGAAGGCACATACAGCATTGAAGTCGGAGAGCACTCATCTACAGCCAAGCTGCTGGTGGAGG CCCAGGCCCTGGTGATGGTGAAAGAGCTTGAGGATATGGAGGTGACAGAGTCAGACCAAGTGGCTTTCCAGTGCGAGGTGTCAGTGGCCATTAACAAGCCTCCTGTTTGGACTTTGAACGAAAAAACCCTTCAGCACGGGCAGTCTGTGCGCTTGGAGAGTCACGGAACGGTCCACAAGCTGGTCCTGAAGAACAGCAGCCTGGACATGAGCGGGACGGTCAAGTTTAACATGGGCAAAGCAAAAAGCAGCGCCACGCTCACAGTGATAGCCAAGTAG